In Canis lupus baileyi chromosome 15, mCanLup2.hap1, whole genome shotgun sequence, one genomic interval encodes:
- the VDAC3 gene encoding non-selective voltage-gated ion channel VDAC3 isoform X3: MCNTPTYCDLGKAAKDVFNKGYGFGMVKIDLRTKSCSGVEFSTSGHAYTDTGKASGNLETKYKVCNYGLTFTQKWNTDNTLGTEISLENKLAEGLKLTLDTIFVPNTGKKSGKLKASYKRDCFSVGSNVDIDFSGPTIYGWAVLAFEGWLAGYQMSFDTAKSKLSQNNFALGYKAADFQLHTHVNDGTEFGGSIYQKVNEKIETSINLAWTAGSNNTRFGIAAKYKLDCRTSLSAKVNNASLIGLGYTQTLRPGESQTDPISFNRRKELQCRRSQGWVGI, translated from the exons ATGTGTAACACACCGACTTACTGTGACCTAGGAAAGGCTGCCAAGGATGTCTTCAATAAAGGATATG gATTCGGCATGGTCAAAATAGACCTGAGAACCAAGTCTTGTAGTGGAGTG GAATTTTCTACTTCTGGTCATGCTTACACTGATACAGGGAAAGCGTCAGGCAACCTAGAGACCAAATATAAGGTCTGTAACTATGGACTTACTTTCACCCAGAAATGGAACACAGACAATACTCTTGGAACAGAAATCTCTTTGGAGAATAAG ttggCTGAAGGGTTGAAACTGACTCTTGATACCATATTTGTACCGAACACAGG AAAGAAGAGTGGAAAATTGAAGGCTTCCTATAAACGAGATTGTTTCAGTGTTGGCAGTAATGTTGATATAGATTTTTCTGGACCAACCATCTATGGCTGGGCTGTGTTAGCCTTTGAAGGTTGGCTTGCTGGCTATCAGATGAGTTTTGACACAGCCAAATCCAAACTGTCACAGAATAATTTCGCCCTGGGTTACAAGGCTGCAGACTTCCAGCTGCACACTCATGT GAATGATGGCACTGAATTTGGAGGGTCTATCTACCAGAAGGTTAATGAGAAGATTGAAACATCAATAAACCTTGCTTGGACAGCCGGCAGTAACAATACCCGTTTTGGCATCGCTGCTAAATACAAGCTGGATTGTAGAACTTCTCTATCT GCTAAAGTAAACAATGCCAGCCTGATTGGACTGGGTTATACTCAGACTCTTCGACCAGGTGA GAGTCAAACTGACCCTATCAGCTTTAATCGACGGAAAGAACTTCAATGCAGGAGGTCACAAGGTTGGGTTGGGATTTGA
- the VDAC3 gene encoding non-selective voltage-gated ion channel VDAC3 isoform X1 has product MCNTPTYCDLGKAAKDVFNKGYGFGMVKIDLRTKSCSGVEFSTSGHAYTDTGKASGNLETKYKVCNYGLTFTQKWNTDNTLGTEISLENKLAEGLKLTLDTIFVPNTGKKSGKLKASYKRDCFSVGSNVDIDFSGPTIYGWAVLAFEGWLAGYQMSFDTAKSKLSQNNFALGYKAADFQLHTHVNDGTEFGGSIYQKVNEKIETSINLAWTAGSNNTRFGIAAKYKLDCRTSLSAKVNNASLIGLGYTQTLRPGVKLTLSALIDGKNFNAGGHKVGLGFELEA; this is encoded by the exons ATGTGTAACACACCGACTTACTGTGACCTAGGAAAGGCTGCCAAGGATGTCTTCAATAAAGGATATG gATTCGGCATGGTCAAAATAGACCTGAGAACCAAGTCTTGTAGTGGAGTG GAATTTTCTACTTCTGGTCATGCTTACACTGATACAGGGAAAGCGTCAGGCAACCTAGAGACCAAATATAAGGTCTGTAACTATGGACTTACTTTCACCCAGAAATGGAACACAGACAATACTCTTGGAACAGAAATCTCTTTGGAGAATAAG ttggCTGAAGGGTTGAAACTGACTCTTGATACCATATTTGTACCGAACACAGG AAAGAAGAGTGGAAAATTGAAGGCTTCCTATAAACGAGATTGTTTCAGTGTTGGCAGTAATGTTGATATAGATTTTTCTGGACCAACCATCTATGGCTGGGCTGTGTTAGCCTTTGAAGGTTGGCTTGCTGGCTATCAGATGAGTTTTGACACAGCCAAATCCAAACTGTCACAGAATAATTTCGCCCTGGGTTACAAGGCTGCAGACTTCCAGCTGCACACTCATGT GAATGATGGCACTGAATTTGGAGGGTCTATCTACCAGAAGGTTAATGAGAAGATTGAAACATCAATAAACCTTGCTTGGACAGCCGGCAGTAACAATACCCGTTTTGGCATCGCTGCTAAATACAAGCTGGATTGTAGAACTTCTCTATCT GCTAAAGTAAACAATGCCAGCCTGATTGGACTGGGTTATACTCAGACTCTTCGACCAG GAGTCAAACTGACCCTATCAGCTTTAATCGACGGAAAGAACTTCAATGCAGGAGGTCACAAGGTTGGGTTGGGATTTGAACTAGAAGCTTAA
- the VDAC3 gene encoding non-selective voltage-gated ion channel VDAC3 isoform X2, producing the protein MEFSTSGHAYTDTGKASGNLETKYKVCNYGLTFTQKWNTDNTLGTEISLENKLAEGLKLTLDTIFVPNTGKKSGKLKASYKRDCFSVGSNVDIDFSGPTIYGWAVLAFEGWLAGYQMSFDTAKSKLSQNNFALGYKAADFQLHTHVNDGTEFGGSIYQKVNEKIETSINLAWTAGSNNTRFGIAAKYKLDCRTSLSAKVNNASLIGLGYTQTLRPGVKLTLSALIDGKNFNAGGHKVGLGFELEA; encoded by the exons ATG GAATTTTCTACTTCTGGTCATGCTTACACTGATACAGGGAAAGCGTCAGGCAACCTAGAGACCAAATATAAGGTCTGTAACTATGGACTTACTTTCACCCAGAAATGGAACACAGACAATACTCTTGGAACAGAAATCTCTTTGGAGAATAAG ttggCTGAAGGGTTGAAACTGACTCTTGATACCATATTTGTACCGAACACAGG AAAGAAGAGTGGAAAATTGAAGGCTTCCTATAAACGAGATTGTTTCAGTGTTGGCAGTAATGTTGATATAGATTTTTCTGGACCAACCATCTATGGCTGGGCTGTGTTAGCCTTTGAAGGTTGGCTTGCTGGCTATCAGATGAGTTTTGACACAGCCAAATCCAAACTGTCACAGAATAATTTCGCCCTGGGTTACAAGGCTGCAGACTTCCAGCTGCACACTCATGT GAATGATGGCACTGAATTTGGAGGGTCTATCTACCAGAAGGTTAATGAGAAGATTGAAACATCAATAAACCTTGCTTGGACAGCCGGCAGTAACAATACCCGTTTTGGCATCGCTGCTAAATACAAGCTGGATTGTAGAACTTCTCTATCT GCTAAAGTAAACAATGCCAGCCTGATTGGACTGGGTTATACTCAGACTCTTCGACCAG GAGTCAAACTGACCCTATCAGCTTTAATCGACGGAAAGAACTTCAATGCAGGAGGTCACAAGGTTGGGTTGGGATTTGAACTAGAAGCTTAA